One segment of Thunnus thynnus chromosome 19, fThuThy2.1, whole genome shotgun sequence DNA contains the following:
- the thbs4b gene encoding thrombospondin-4-B: MGLWTALILALQLLVKLCLHVEAQALVYDLLTSPDCLPDLLQGGLAEQGVNEAFILTTFKLQPKTGTTVFGLYNPRDNSKYFEFTVMGKLNRAVLRYLRSDKRMSSVTFNNLVLADGQIHRLLFHLRGLQQQGPGGVELHLDCRLVETIRDLPAVFQGLPAGYGMVELKTMQAKDQESLDELKLVVGDSFENVASLQDCHFQQRDSVQTLGVNTKQLSNQMLELTKVINDLKDVLIQQVKETSFLRNTISECQACGLGGTEVEKPKCAPGVCFRDDMCIETVDGVECGPCPDGYTGDGFSCDDVDECQFNPCFPGVKCVNTAPGFRCEACPLGYTGLPVEGVGVLFAQNNKQVCDDIDECEGPDNGGCTANSVCHNSVGSYNCGSCKSGFTGDQVKGCKPEISCTNSLTNPCDINAQCIVERDGSVFCQCGIGWAGNGYLCGKDTDIDGYPDEKLKCKDLNCRKDNCMFVPNSGQEDADKDGYGDACDDDADGDGIPNEQDNCWLKPNVDQKNSDKDSHGDACDNCRMVENPDQRDTDSDGKGDACDDDMDGDGLKNFLDNCQRVKNKDQLDRDGDGVGDACDSCPDIPNPNQSDVDNDLVGDSCDTNQDSDGDGHQDTKDNCPFVINSSQLDTDKDGQGDECDDDDDNDGIPDTMPPGPDNCRLVPNPDQTDDNNDGVGDVCESDFDQDKVIDRIDNCPENAEVTLTDFRAYQTVVLDPEGDAQIDPNWVVLNQGMEIVQTMNSDPGLAVGYTAFSGVDFEGTFHVNTVTDDDYAGFIFGYQDSSSFYVVMWKQTEQTYWQATPFRAVAEPGIQLKAVKSRSGPGEHLRNSLWHTGDTTDQVRLLWKDPRNVGWKDKVSYRWYLQHRPQVGYIRARFYEGTELVADSGVTIDTTMRGGRLGVFCFSQENIIWSNLKYRCNDTIPEDFQEFSTQHGVDSL; encoded by the exons CTGTGTTACGCTACCTGCGGAGTGACAAGAGGATGAGCTCAGTAACCTTCAACAATCTGGTGCTGGCGGACGGCCAAATACACCGACTGTTGTTCCACCTGAGGGGACTGCAGCAGCAGGGGCCAGGAGGGGTTGAGCTGCATCTGGACTGCAGACTGGTGGAGACGATCAGGGATCTCCCTGCTGTGTTCCAGGGCTTGCCAGCAGGCTATGGTATGGTGGAGCTAAAGACCATGCAAGCCAAAGACCAG GAGAGTTTAGACGAGCTCAAGCTGGTGGTCGGTGACTCCTTTGAGAATGTTGCCTCATTACAAGACTGCCATTTCCAACAAAGAGACTCCGTTCAAACTCTGG GGGTCAACACGAAACAGCTGTCCAATCAAATGCTGGAGTTAACGAAGGTGATAAATGACCTGAAAGACGTCCTCATTCAGCAG GTCAAAGAGACCTCATTTCTCAGAAACACCATCTCAGAGTGTCAGGCCTGTG GTCTCGGTGGAACTGAGGTGGAGAAACCAAAGTGTGCCCCAGGTGTCTGTTTCCGTGACGATATGTGTATAGAGACAGTGGATGGTGTTGAGTGTGGACCCTGTCCTGATGGATACACTGGAGACGGTTTCAGCTGTGATGATGTGGATGAG TGCCAGTTTAACCCCTGCTTCCCTGGAGTGAAGTGTGTGAACACGGCCCCAGGCTTCCGCTGTGAGGCCTGTCCTCTGGGCTACACCGGCCTGCCAGTGGAGGGTGTGGGTGTTTTGTTTGCCCAGAACAACAAACAG GTCTGTGATGACATTGACGAATGCGAAGGACCCGACAACGGAGGCTGCACCGCAAACTCAGTTTGTCACAACTCTGTG GGCTCTTACAACTGTGGCAGCTGTAAGTCAGGCTTCACAGGAGATCAGGTGAAGGGATGTAAGCCAGAGATCAGCTGTACAAACAGCTTGACCAACCCCTGTGATATCAATGCCCAGTGCATTGTCGAGAGAGACGGATCAGTCTTTTGTCAG TGTGGAATTGGCTGGGCTGGTAACGGATACCTGTGCGGGAAGGATACTGACATTGACGGATACCCAGATGAGAAGCTCAAGTGCAAGGATCTGAACTGTAGAAAG GATAATTGCATGTTCGTTCCTAACTCCGGTCAAGAGGATGCCGACAAGGATGGCTATGGAGACGCCTGTGATGACGATGCAGATGGTGATGGTATTCCAAATGAGCAG gACAACTGCTGGTTAAAGCCCAACGTGGACCAGAAGAACAGTGATAAGGACAGCCACGGCGATGCCTGTGATAACTGCCGCATGGTGGAGAACCCTGACCAGAGGGACACTGACAGCGACGGCAAAGGAGACGCCTGTGATGACGACATGGATGGAGATG GCCTGAAGAACTTCCTGGACAACTGCCAGCGTGTCAAGAACAAAGACCAGCTGGACCGGGATGGAGACGGAGTGGGAGACGCCTGCGACAGCTGCCCCGACATCCCCAACCCAAACCAG TCTGATGTTGATAATGACCTGGTCGGAGACTCCTGTGACACAAACCAAGACAG CGATGGTGATGGTCACCAGGATACCAAGGATAATTGCCCATTCGTAATCAATAGCTCCCAGCTGGACACTGACAAAGACGGGCAGGGTGACGAGTGTGATGATGACGATGACAATGATGGAATCCCAGATACAATGCCACCAGGACCAGATAACTGCCGGCTGGTACCAAACCCTGACCAGACTGATGACAACA ATGATGGAGTTGGAGATGTGTGTGAGTCTGACTTTGATCAGGACAAAGTGATCGACAGGATTGACAACTGCCCCGAGAACGCTGAGGTTACCTTGACTGACTTCAGGGCCTATCAAACAGTTGTGCTGGACCCTGAGGGCGATGCTCAGATTGACCCCAACTGGGTTGTTTTGAACCAG GGAATGGAAATTGTTCAGACCATGAATAGTGACCCAGGACTTGCTGTTG GTTACACGGCTTTCAGTGGTGTGGACTTTGAGGGGACGTTTCACGTGAATACAGTGACTGACGACGACTACGCCGGCTTCATCTTTGGCTACCAGGATTCATCCTCCTTCTATGTGGTGATGTGGAAGCAGACTGAACAGACCTACTGGCAGGCAACACCGTTCAGAGCTGTGGCTGAGCCCGGCATCCAGCTTAAG GCTGTGAAGTCGAGATCAGGCCCCGGGGAGCATTTGAGAAACTCATTGTGGCACACCGGAGACACCACCGACCAGGTGCGTCTGTTGTGGAAGGATCCAAGAAATGTTGGCTGGAAGGACAAGGTGTCCTACCGTTGGTACCTGCAGCACCGCCCACAGGTTGGATACATCAG gGCTCGCTTTTATGAGGGAACTGAGCTGGTGGCCGACTCTGGTGTGACCATTGACACAACCATGAGGGGAGGACGACTTGGCGTGTTCTGCTTCTCTCAAGAAAACATCATCTGGTCTAATCTGAAATACCGTTGCAATG ACACCATCCCTGAGGATTTCCAGGAGTTCAGCACTCAGCATGGTGTCGACTCACTCTAA